The window TCTATTGCAAGCGCAGAGATACCGTTAGAAGGCAAACCAGAATTTGAGGTGTCATACACAGTCCAGCTCGTGCCGTCAAACTTTGCAAGGCCATTATTAGTTCCGATCCATTTGTTACTTCCTTCTATTGCAATCGCAGAGACACCGTTAGAAGGCAAACCTGAACTTGAGGTGTTATAAACAGTCCAGTTCGCCCCGTCAAACTTTGCAAGACCACCATTAGTGCCAACCCATTTAGTACTTCCTTGTATTGCAATAGCATTGACTCTATTGGCAGGCAAGCCTGAATTTGAGGTGTTATAAACAGTCCGGCCAATGCCGTCACACTTCACAAGCCCCTCAAAAGTGCCAACCCATACATTACTTCCTTCTACTGCAAGAGCATAAACATGGTCTTGATGAAACACAGTCCATGTGCCGTTAAACCTCGCAAAACCACCATCACGAGTACCAATCCATTTATTACTCCCTTGTATTGCCAGAGCAGTGACCCAGCTGTCAGTCAACCCGGAATTTGAGCTATTAAATACAATCCAGTTTGTGCCGTCAAACTTAACAAGACCATTACCGGTTCCAATCCATTTATTGCTCCCTTCTATCGCAAGAGCACAGATATCGTTAGTAGGTAAACACACATTGGAGGAGTCATAAACAGTCCAATTCGTGTTATCAAACTTTGCAATGCCACCATCAGTGCCAATCCAGATATTACTTCCATCGTATGCAAGAGCGCGGACATCGTTATTAGGCAACCCGGAGTTTGAGGGATTGAACACAGTCCAGTTAGTACTGTCAAACTTAACAAGACCACTATCTTGAGTGCCAATCCATTTATTATTTCCTTCTATTACAAGGACGCTGATTTTTTTATCAGGCAAATCGGAATTTGAAGGATTATACACAGTCCAGTTCGTGCCGTCAAACCTCACCAGTCCATAATAATGAGTGCCAACCCAGATATTACTACCTTCTGTTGCAAGAGCGCTGAGAGCGTTATCGGGCAGACCTGAATTTGAGGTGTTATACACAGTCCAGTTTGTGCCGTCAAACTTTACAAGACCACCACTGATAATCCAGATATTACTTCCTTCTATTGCAAGAACCCCGGCATAATTAGAAGGCAAACCGGAATTTGAGGTATTATATACAGTCCAGTTAGTATCGTCAAACTTCGCAAGACCACCACCAGAAGCCCCAATCCATTTATTACTGTCTCCTATTGCAATAGCAGTGATATGGTTAGAAAGCAAACCTGAATTTGAGGTGTCATACACAGTCCAGTTTGTGCCGTCAAACTTTGCTAAGCCATTCCATGTACCAATCCAGATATTACTTCCTTCTATTCCAAGAGCATAGACACGGTCATCAGGCAAACCGGAATTTGAGGTGTTATACACAGTCCAGTTCGTGCCGTCAAACTTTGCAAGACCACCATAATAGTAAGTACTAATGCCAACCCAGATATCACTCCCCTGTATTGCAAGTGTCTGGACATAGTTAGAGGGTAAGCCTGAATTTAAGGTGTTATAAAATGTCATTTCCCCTGTAGTTTTGTTCATTTTTACGAGTCCCCCACCATCAGTGCCAATCCATAATTCATTACCGCTATCAGCAATAGCTGTAATATATTGCCCGTTGATATAATTTGTCCATCCTGCATGTTGCGCATTAACAATTGTTGCAACAAAAACAAAAAATATTATTACTTTTAATTTTATCATTTTCTCTCCTAAATCTTATAACAATGACTATCTTTACAATTAATGTTCTGAAAAACGATATTTGTCAATATTTTTATCCTAATATAATAACACGAAGAGAAAAACAGATAATTTAATAGAGATTTTCTGCCTGCGGTAGACGGGAAAGAGATTAAAACAAAGAAAGGAGAGTGTCAAAGACTCGCCCCCTATTTTTTATTTAAAGTTATAATTGAAAGAGAGTTCCATTCCGTATGCTTTTTTACTTTCAATGCCCAGTCCGAGATTAATTGTTTTAGAGGTAAGCCTTTCCTTCATTTATTTTATTTGCGACAATAACAGCATCAGCTATGCTTAAAATACCGGTAGCGGAACTAATAGCTATGCCTGTCCAGAATGGTCCCGGGTCAACTGTAGGACCGTTCAGCTCTATTTGATAAGCGCTTAACGTTATCATTGAACCTAAAAGAGTTCCACCAAAGAACATACATCCCTTCATAATTTCTCCATTATAAACTTGTCCGAGTCCAGCGATAAGACAAGACATACATCCTGCTATTAGAGGGTCTTTTTCTTTGGCGTAACTATTCGCGCTAATGCTTAAAACCGCCAAAAGAGATATAAGTGATGCCAACTTACGCATACTGCCTCCCCGGGATATTAAATCTCCATTATTTTATATTGCTATTTTTAATATAAATTGTCTTGCCTTATTAGTCAAGTTTTTCAAAAACCTGCCGATAAAACCTGAACATAAAATAAAAAGGGGCGTCCCTGTACAAACAGGGGCGCCCCTTTTTAAATTATTTATTATTTTAGTACTGTCATTTTACGCGTGACTGTGTAAGTGTCTGTTTTTAGCATAAAGAGGTATGTTCCTGCAGTTATCTTATTGCCATGTTGGTCTATGCCGTCCCATTTGATTAAGTGCTGC of the bacterium genome contains:
- a CDS encoding two-component regulator propeller domain-containing protein, whose translation is MIKLKVIIFFVFVATIVNAQHAGWTNYINGQYITAIADSGNELWIGTDGGGLVKMNKTTGEMTFYNTLNSGLPSNYVQTLAIQGSDIWVGISTYYYGGLAKFDGTNWTVYNTSNSGLPDDRVYALGIEGSNIWIGTWNGLAKFDGTNWTVYDTSNSGLLSNHITAIAIGDSNKWIGASGGGLAKFDDTNWTVYNTSNSGLPSNYAGVLAIEGSNIWIISGGLVKFDGTNWTVYNTSNSGLPDNALSALATEGSNIWVGTHYYGLVRFDGTNWTVYNPSNSDLPDKKISVLVIEGNNKWIGTQDSGLVKFDSTNWTVFNPSNSGLPNNDVRALAYDGSNIWIGTDGGIAKFDNTNWTVYDSSNVCLPTNDICALAIEGSNKWIGTGNGLVKFDGTNWIVFNSSNSGLTDSWVTALAIQGSNKWIGTRDGGFARFNGTWTVFHQDHVYALAVEGSNVWVGTFEGLVKCDGIGRTVYNTSNSGLPANRVNAIAIQGSTKWVGTNGGLAKFDGANWTVYNTSSSGLPSNGVSAIAIEGSNKWIGTNNGLAKFDGTSWTVYDTSNSGLPSNGISALAIEGSNIWIGTYNGIAVYTKTGIEEPSNSDLGRRFTSGGNADFKIIKNKIYLFVSNTINADIKLYDLCGRVKEIMHAGTLAKGNYIFTPNIHNNGIYFVSFAIGNYKEIKKLILIK